One Aliiroseovarius sediminilitoris DNA window includes the following coding sequences:
- a CDS encoding patatin-like phospholipase family protein translates to MRPNDGAHKSFALVFSGGGARGLSHAGVLKALVARGYVPSAIVGVSMGAVVGATYALNDDWYDELVGMDTSGFPATPDFRLPGLVARMRGLRTALLAARDMYFGWGAGARTETWGRNVLSDLTQGKNLEDGRVPVFVCATDMLSGERVVYGKGRAADYVYASAALAGILPPLTDDPHVLMDGAYADIAPIDIARASGAEVVIAVDPSQRETTTGPQNGVQAMLRSVEVCQNQHARLRFAQADLVIRPEFSQTIGTLEFKFKRHCIAAGTVAIRSAYTEIAALLDLSPEDQATASA, encoded by the coding sequence ATGAGACCGAATGACGGAGCCCATAAATCCTTCGCCCTTGTGTTCAGCGGCGGCGGGGCAAGGGGTTTGTCGCATGCCGGTGTGCTCAAGGCGCTGGTCGCCAGAGGCTACGTCCCCAGCGCCATCGTGGGCGTATCGATGGGCGCGGTCGTCGGCGCCACATATGCGCTGAATGATGATTGGTACGACGAACTGGTTGGTATGGATACCAGCGGGTTTCCGGCAACGCCCGACTTTCGCCTGCCGGGCCTGGTCGCAAGGATGAGGGGGCTTCGGACCGCTTTGCTTGCCGCACGGGACATGTATTTCGGTTGGGGGGCCGGTGCGCGCACCGAGACATGGGGCCGCAATGTCCTGTCCGACCTGACCCAAGGCAAGAACCTGGAAGATGGTCGCGTGCCGGTTTTCGTCTGTGCAACCGACATGTTGTCCGGTGAACGCGTCGTATACGGCAAGGGTCGCGCAGCGGATTACGTATACGCAAGCGCGGCACTTGCTGGGATATTGCCACCCCTGACCGATGATCCGCATGTGCTGATGGATGGGGCTTACGCCGACATCGCACCTATTGACATCGCGCGTGCCAGCGGTGCGGAGGTTGTGATTGCCGTGGATCCCAGCCAACGTGAAACCACGACCGGTCCGCAAAACGGTGTGCAGGCGATGTTGCGGTCTGTCGAAGTGTGCCAGAACCAACATGCGCGGTTGCGCTTCGCCCAGGCAGATCTGGTGATCCGCCCCGAATTTTCCCAAACGATCGGAACGCTGGAGTTCAAGTTCAAGCGCCATTGCATCGCAGCGGGAACCGTAGCCATCCGCAGCGCATATACTGAGATCGCGGCACTGCTCGATCTCAGCCCAGAGGACCAAGCGACCGCGTCGGCGTAA
- a CDS encoding saccharopine dehydrogenase NADP-binding domain-containing protein — protein MPEEKTILIVGGYGAVGTHIVTELHRNLPEAQIIVAGRSLKKAKALADTFASGVTAQHIDLTSRASINAVFPMASLVVLNTEAGAETAARACIDHRISMISVAASVSVMRTIGSISADAQAAHVALVTEVGLAPGLSNLMLQHIVDDVPQTEVAELILQLGLVGTHGVEAMDWTLARCVEASRAESIVPPLPAVGRYVIPVDFVDRDKVKQKLQVETVTSALALVPKWSTRMLPAIAPLLVRYPGILSVSQPFLRAILQALRLSDDTLGLFVRARSDHASGTIQLAGQNQSRVTGMVAAKVAEKLLTAEAAQRTGHVGISDIVSLEELLPSLEKIGCSLVNERSSI, from the coding sequence TTGCCGGAAGAAAAAACAATCCTGATCGTCGGCGGCTACGGTGCCGTAGGAACGCATATCGTTACCGAACTGCACAGGAACCTGCCCGAAGCACAGATCATCGTGGCTGGCCGGTCCCTGAAAAAAGCGAAAGCACTTGCCGACACATTCGCATCGGGAGTCACCGCCCAGCACATTGACCTGACCTCGCGCGCTTCCATCAATGCCGTATTTCCGATGGCGTCGCTTGTTGTTCTGAATACCGAAGCTGGTGCCGAAACGGCCGCACGCGCCTGCATTGATCACAGAATATCCATGATTTCGGTTGCAGCCAGCGTATCGGTCATGCGGACTATTGGCAGTATATCGGCTGATGCCCAAGCCGCGCATGTCGCGCTTGTCACCGAGGTCGGTCTTGCGCCGGGCCTGAGCAATCTCATGTTGCAACACATCGTAGATGACGTACCCCAAACGGAGGTCGCGGAACTGATCTTGCAGCTTGGCTTGGTCGGAACACACGGCGTGGAAGCAATGGACTGGACACTGGCACGTTGCGTCGAGGCAAGCAGGGCCGAAAGCATCGTTCCCCCATTGCCAGCCGTCGGTCGCTACGTCATCCCGGTCGATTTTGTCGATCGGGACAAAGTGAAACAGAAATTGCAGGTGGAGACTGTAACATCAGCCCTTGCACTGGTCCCGAAATGGTCAACGCGAATGCTGCCTGCGATCGCACCTTTGCTGGTCAGATACCCAGGTATCCTGAGCGTATCGCAACCTTTCCTCAGAGCAATTCTTCAGGCATTGCGCCTGTCCGACGACACCTTGGGACTGTTCGTACGCGCACGGTCCGATCACGCTAGCGGAACGATACAATTAGCCGGTCAGAACCAATCGCGGGTAACGGGCATGGTGGCCGCAAAAGTGGCAGAAAAACTGCTGACCGCCGAGGCCGCCCAAAGAACCGGCCATGTCGGAATATCCGACATTGTTAGTCTTGAAGAGTTACTTCCATCGCTGGAAAAGATCGGCTGTAGTCTTGTGAACGAGCGCAGTTCGATTTGA